One Chloroflexota bacterium DNA window includes the following coding sequences:
- the map gene encoding type I methionyl aminopeptidase, with protein sequence MGIPLRRANATIKRPEEVARMRHAGQILVALLDQLEAALAPGVTTAELDALAADHIREAGAVSSFKGYGSNPPFPGIICTSLNDEVVHGIPSARRRIRDGDLIGLDVGCIWEGWHADCARTYAVGDVTPAAAKLVEATRDALTAGIAAAVAGNRLGDVGAAIEAVADQHGYGIVRPFVGHGIGTSMHEEPQVPNYGRRGTGMRLEVGLCLAIEPMFNLGGDDVRLLDDGWTVVTADGSASAHFEDTIVIGAAGPERLTARPGAG encoded by the coding sequence ATGGGCATTCCCCTGCGCCGCGCCAACGCGACCATCAAGCGGCCTGAGGAGGTCGCCCGGATGCGGCACGCGGGCCAGATCCTGGTGGCGCTCCTCGACCAGCTGGAGGCGGCGCTAGCGCCTGGCGTGACCACCGCCGAGCTCGACGCTCTGGCAGCCGACCACATCCGCGAGGCGGGAGCCGTCTCGTCGTTCAAGGGCTACGGGTCGAATCCGCCCTTCCCAGGCATCATCTGCACATCGCTCAACGACGAGGTGGTGCATGGCATCCCGTCCGCCCGGCGCCGGATTCGGGATGGCGACCTCATCGGCCTTGACGTGGGCTGCATCTGGGAGGGCTGGCATGCGGACTGTGCCCGCACCTACGCCGTCGGCGACGTGACCCCCGCCGCGGCGAAGCTGGTGGAGGCCACCCGAGACGCGCTCACGGCCGGGATCGCGGCCGCAGTGGCCGGCAACCGTCTGGGCGATGTCGGGGCCGCCATCGAGGCGGTCGCGGACCAACACGGCTACGGGATCGTGCGGCCGTTCGTGGGGCACGGGATCGGGACCAGCATGCACGAGGAGCCCCAAGTCCCGAACTACGGCCGACGCGGGACCGGGATGCGGCTTGAGGTCGGCCTGTGCCTGGCCATTGAGCCGATGTTCAACCTGGGTGGAGACGACGTGCGGCTGCTCGACGACGGCTGGACGGTCGTGACCGCCGACGGGTCGGCATCGGCGCATTTCGAGGACACGATCGTGATCGGAGCCGCGGGGCCGGAGCGGCTGACGGCGCGGCCAGGTGCGGGATGA
- the infA gene encoding translation initiation factor IF-1, giving the protein MPKKDAIEVEGEVILPLPNAMFKVRLENGHEVLAHISGKLRKNFIRILPGDTVRVELSPYDLSRGRITYRMR; this is encoded by the coding sequence TTGCCGAAAAAGGATGCGATTGAGGTCGAGGGCGAGGTGATCCTCCCCTTGCCGAACGCGATGTTCAAGGTGCGCCTTGAGAACGGCCACGAAGTCCTGGCCCACATCTCCGGGAAGCTCCGCAAGAACTTCATCCGCATCCTGCCCGGCGATACGGTTCGCGTCGAGTTGAGTCCCTACGACCTCAGTCGAGGTCGGATCACGTACAGGATGCGATGA
- the rpmJ gene encoding 50S ribosomal protein L36, translated as MKVSASVKPRCERCKVIRRSGVVLVICRIPKHRQRQG; from the coding sequence ATGAAAGTCAGTGCATCGGTCAAGCCCCGTTGCGAGCGCTGCAAGGTGATTCGGCGCTCGGGCGTGGTGCTGGTCATTTGCCGCATCCCCAAGCACCGCCAGCGGCAGGGCTAG
- the rpsM gene encoding 30S ribosomal protein S13 → MARIAGVDIPREKRVIVSLTYIHGIGPATAAKVVTAAGVAPDTRVRDLTEDEVTRVRDIIDKRYRVEGDVRREVSMNIKRLMEIGAYRGVRHRRNLPSRGQRTKTNARQRRGSRRTVGVRRKK, encoded by the coding sequence ATGGCGCGTATCGCCGGCGTGGACATTCCCCGCGAGAAGCGGGTCATCGTGTCGTTGACCTACATCCACGGCATTGGTCCGGCAACGGCGGCCAAGGTGGTCACCGCAGCCGGCGTCGCGCCGGACACGCGCGTGCGGGACCTGACCGAGGATGAGGTCACGCGGGTGCGCGACATCATCGACAAGCGATACCGCGTCGAGGGCGACGTCCGGCGCGAGGTCAGCATGAACATCAAGCGCCTGATGGAGATCGGTGCCTACCGCGGCGTCCGGCATCGCCGCAACCTGCCCTCCCGCGGGCAACGGACCAAGACCAACGCCCGACAGCGCCGCGGCTCGCGCAGGACCGTCGGCGTCCGCCGCAAGAAGTAA
- the rpsK gene encoding 30S ribosomal protein S11, translating to MAERKKATRAKKREKKNVPVGHAHIQATFNNTIVTITDPSGGVIAWGSAGLVGFKGSRKSTPYAASQTADLAARKAMEHGVRQVEVFVKGPGAGREQAIRSLQAAGLEVTAITDVTPIPHNGSRPPKRRRV from the coding sequence ATGGCTGAGCGAAAGAAGGCGACGCGCGCCAAGAAACGCGAGAAGAAGAACGTCCCGGTTGGGCATGCGCACATCCAGGCCACCTTCAACAACACCATCGTGACCATCACCGATCCCAGCGGGGGGGTGATCGCGTGGGGCAGCGCCGGGCTGGTCGGCTTCAAGGGCTCGCGCAAGAGCACGCCGTACGCCGCCTCCCAGACCGCGGACCTGGCGGCCCGCAAGGCGATGGAGCACGGGGTGCGGCAGGTGGAGGTCTTCGTGAAGGGCCCCGGTGCCGGCCGCGAGCAGGCGATCCGCTCGCTCCAGGCCGCGGGCCTGGAGGTCACCGCCATCACGGACGTGACGCCCATCCCGCACAACGGTTCACGCCCGCCGAAGCGGCGGAGGGTCTAG